The following proteins are co-located in the Paenibacillus sp. FSL H8-0079 genome:
- a CDS encoding YhcN/YlaJ family sporulation lipoprotein, protein MPAVKKATAITLSLSTALFVMAGLTGCGTNRDTNNMHTQSVRQQANGINRYGVETNGMDGIRAKSYRMHNVSDLKSSEELAKRITEMKEVQSARVMLTDRNAYVAVRLADGHSGKLDSKSNGRKSMLGGTMRNHASDTMRGGNMNHDMGGMRVNGGTGTMSPYSTSGIAPGLNTNSATDRSHMGNDRGIYGTMGTGAVGMMRGLTNSGKARGTDDGHYGMKSEGQRVDSSDDNTSAEIKGKISAKIKQFAPNIENVYVSANPDFVEHVENYATDIRNGKPVSGMIDTFQSMVERIFPTNGTDTNHRDGILDDGLMNRNHNGGVMNRMNR, encoded by the coding sequence ATGCCAGCAGTCAAAAAGGCAACAGCTATTACGTTATCATTATCTACTGCACTCTTTGTAATGGCCGGTTTGACAGGTTGTGGTACGAATCGGGATACCAACAATATGCATACGCAAAGTGTTCGTCAACAAGCGAACGGCATCAACCGTTATGGCGTGGAAACGAATGGCATGGACGGCATTCGTGCGAAAAGTTATCGCATGCATAATGTCAGTGACCTGAAATCCAGTGAAGAGCTGGCAAAACGTATCACGGAGATGAAGGAAGTTCAATCCGCGCGTGTCATGTTGACGGATCGTAATGCTTATGTGGCTGTTCGTTTGGCAGATGGTCATTCAGGTAAGCTGGATAGTAAGTCTAATGGCCGTAAGAGCATGCTGGGTGGGACGATGCGCAATCATGCCAGTGATACCATGCGTGGTGGAAATATGAATCACGATATGGGTGGTATGCGTGTGAATGGCGGTACGGGCACGATGTCTCCGTACAGTACCAGCGGAATTGCTCCAGGACTCAACACGAATTCTGCAACGGATCGCAGCCATATGGGCAATGATCGTGGCATTTATGGCACGATGGGCACAGGCGCGGTTGGCATGATGCGTGGTCTGACGAACAGCGGCAAAGCACGTGGGACGGACGATGGACATTATGGTATGAAAAGTGAAGGACAACGTGTAGATAGCTCGGACGATAACACATCAGCTGAAATTAAGGGTAAGATTTCAGCCAAAATCAAGCAGTTTGCACCGAATATCGAGAATGTATATGTATCAGCCAATCCGGATTTTGTGGAACATGTCGAGAACTATGCCACAGATATTCGTAATGGTAAACCGGTCAGCGGCATGATCGATACGTTCCAATCAATGGTAGAGCGCATTTTCCCGACGAACGGCACAGATACCAATCACCGTGATGGTATCCTTGACGATGGCCTGATGAATCGTAATCACAACGGTGGTGTCATGAACCGAATGAATCGGTAG
- a CDS encoding dipeptidase: MKEQTYFEQNREKHLAELNEWLSIPSISAISAHKEDVNRAAQWAADALTRAGMENVEVIQTAGHPIVYADHLHAPGKPTALIYGHYDVQPVDPLNLWETPPFEPTVRDGKLFARGATDDKGQIFLHIKAVEAILAENKELPVNIKFCIEGEEEISSPNLPIYLNEHTDKLRADMVLISDTSLLEKGKPAISTGLRGLCSLHVDLNTANTDLHSGSFGGGVPNALHALVSLLASLHDEQGRVSVDGFYDGVLPLSPEMREEFVKQGFNEEQLRQDLGLEQLYGEEGYSFVERVGARPTLELNGVWGGFQGEGSKTVIPKEAHAKITCRLVADQDPQHVLDRIEAHLRAHVQPGATLHVKQIEKAFAFNTDPSNAILQKAADAYEHVYGVRALFTKDGGSIPIVEKLSRVLEIPAVMMGFGLPDENLHAPNEHFNLENFDKGLLTIVQFLKSL, from the coding sequence ATGAAAGAACAGACTTATTTTGAACAAAATAGAGAAAAACACCTGGCAGAACTGAATGAATGGTTGTCCATTCCGAGTATTTCCGCCATTTCAGCGCATAAAGAGGATGTTAATCGTGCAGCACAATGGGCAGCTGATGCCCTCACACGTGCGGGTATGGAAAACGTAGAGGTCATTCAAACGGCTGGACATCCGATTGTCTATGCAGATCACCTGCATGCACCGGGCAAACCGACAGCTCTGATCTATGGACACTATGATGTACAACCTGTTGATCCGCTTAACCTGTGGGAGACGCCTCCTTTCGAACCTACCGTTCGTGATGGCAAGCTGTTCGCTCGTGGTGCAACGGATGACAAAGGACAAATTTTCCTACATATCAAGGCAGTAGAAGCCATTCTCGCCGAAAACAAAGAACTTCCGGTTAACATCAAGTTCTGCATTGAAGGCGAAGAGGAAATCTCCAGCCCGAACTTGCCCATCTATCTGAATGAACATACAGACAAGCTGCGTGCAGATATGGTACTGATCTCGGATACGTCCCTGCTTGAAAAAGGTAAACCGGCGATCTCCACTGGCCTGCGCGGCCTCTGCTCGCTTCACGTAGATCTGAACACAGCCAATACCGACTTGCACTCTGGTTCATTTGGTGGTGGTGTACCTAACGCACTGCACGCACTCGTATCCCTGCTCGCTTCGTTGCATGATGAGCAAGGTCGTGTGAGTGTAGACGGTTTCTACGACGGCGTTCTGCCACTGTCTCCTGAGATGAGAGAAGAATTTGTAAAACAAGGCTTCAATGAAGAACAGCTTCGTCAAGACCTTGGGCTGGAGCAATTGTACGGCGAAGAAGGCTACTCGTTCGTGGAACGTGTTGGCGCTCGTCCAACATTGGAACTGAACGGCGTATGGGGTGGTTTCCAAGGCGAAGGTAGCAAAACGGTTATTCCGAAGGAAGCTCATGCCAAAATTACATGCCGCCTTGTTGCGGACCAAGATCCACAACATGTATTGGATCGTATCGAAGCACATCTGCGTGCTCACGTTCAACCGGGTGCAACGCTGCATGTGAAACAGATCGAAAAAGCTTTTGCTTTCAACACTGATCCTTCGAATGCAATCCTGCAAAAAGCGGCAGATGCGTATGAGCACGTGTATGGCGTTCGTGCCCTCTTTACCAAAGATGGCGGCTCCATTCCGATTGTTGAGAAACTCTCACGTGTACTCGAAATCCCTGCTGTCATGATGGGCTTCGGCTTGCCGGATGAGAACCTGCATGCTCCGAACGAGCACTTCAACTTGGAGAACTTTGATAAAGGGTTGTTGACGATTGTTCAGTTCTTGAAGAGTTTGTAA
- a CDS encoding MurR/RpiR family transcriptional regulator, whose translation MAAILRALQQELNNLPSQERRIAEVIMHSPSDIPGWTISHLAERSGTSAATVTRFCKSFHFKGFPDFKMKLAAELSHASDETAYQDIVAGNPLSKIVEAIEANHLASIADTTRLLDLGRLEHAVQLLCRARRIDLYGVATSSIVTQDFYQKLVRIGKSCTAFSDSHMQITSASSLAEGDVAMAVSYSGETPETIDALHCAKEAGASTISLTSYGSNTLATVSDIPLFTSSLEEGMRRGDMASRIALLHVVDILFTGMVSADFDRFIPRLEQSYHNVQSYRFQHKHNGGA comes from the coding sequence ATGGCAGCCATATTACGTGCGTTGCAGCAAGAATTGAATAACCTTCCGTCTCAGGAGCGACGTATTGCCGAAGTCATTATGCATTCTCCATCGGACATTCCCGGCTGGACGATTAGTCATCTGGCAGAGCGGAGTGGAACGAGTGCGGCGACGGTGACCCGCTTTTGCAAGTCGTTTCATTTCAAAGGATTTCCCGATTTCAAAATGAAACTCGCCGCAGAATTATCCCACGCTTCCGATGAAACGGCATATCAGGATATCGTCGCCGGCAACCCGTTATCCAAAATTGTTGAAGCTATCGAAGCCAATCACCTTGCATCTATTGCAGACACCACCCGTTTACTGGACTTGGGTAGATTGGAGCATGCCGTTCAATTATTGTGCCGGGCTCGCCGCATCGATCTGTACGGTGTGGCTACCTCGTCGATTGTTACGCAGGATTTCTATCAGAAACTGGTGCGGATCGGCAAAAGCTGTACGGCTTTCTCCGACTCACACATGCAGATTACATCCGCATCTTCGCTCGCTGAGGGAGATGTGGCGATGGCCGTATCCTATTCGGGCGAAACACCAGAAACCATCGATGCCCTGCATTGTGCCAAAGAGGCCGGAGCTTCTACAATTTCACTGACTTCCTATGGAAGTAACACACTCGCAACGGTATCGGATATCCCACTGTTCACCTCTTCTCTGGAAGAAGGCATGAGGCGCGGAGATATGGCTTCACGTATTGCACTGCTGCATGTGGTCGATATTTTGTTCACAGGCATGGTAAGTGCCGACTTCGACCGTTTTATCCCCAGACTGGAACAATCCTATCACAACGTGCAGTCCTATCGATTCCAACACAAACACAACGGAGGTGCCTGA
- a CDS encoding DUF4340 domain-containing protein produces the protein MRKWVPTILVVIVLIVGWVYAASQNYFREEEAVQAKLLGIQSGDIQSITMHDTTEELSGATGSSTLALENGVWQMVEPKAYPLNGYSVSSWLDALSGANQELVVEEAPTDLDKYGLGTDATRMDIKLKDNREIKLAIGGQLPADDARYVRVDSGPVVAVQTEAITSIALTRRDLLDTTPFNMDETNVGSLEWEGEAATWMLKSTSENGAAEQAWTLNGKTIEATDAVSLIGKIKNLSTPDDVRKASELKETVPRFTLSVEQTVNGQQVRDVYRGLTMPSEPDQIWVITPDGQWAYAMDATSLTEAEKFPDSI, from the coding sequence ATGAGAAAATGGGTCCCAACGATCCTGGTGGTCATCGTACTGATTGTGGGCTGGGTGTATGCGGCCAGTCAAAATTATTTTCGGGAAGAAGAAGCAGTGCAAGCCAAATTGCTCGGTATTCAATCTGGGGATATCCAATCCATCACGATGCATGACACTACGGAAGAATTATCTGGTGCAACAGGATCTTCGACTTTGGCGCTTGAGAATGGCGTCTGGCAGATGGTTGAGCCAAAAGCCTATCCTCTGAACGGTTACAGTGTAAGCAGCTGGTTGGATGCTCTGAGTGGTGCAAATCAGGAACTGGTGGTAGAAGAAGCGCCAACGGATCTGGATAAGTACGGATTAGGAACAGATGCTACACGTATGGATATCAAACTCAAAGATAATCGGGAGATCAAACTGGCTATTGGTGGACAGCTTCCAGCAGATGATGCACGTTATGTACGTGTTGATTCGGGCCCCGTAGTTGCCGTGCAGACAGAGGCGATTACCAGTATAGCCTTGACTCGTCGTGATTTGTTGGACACGACACCTTTCAACATGGATGAGACGAATGTGGGATCTCTGGAGTGGGAAGGTGAAGCAGCCACCTGGATGTTAAAATCAACATCGGAGAACGGTGCGGCAGAGCAGGCATGGACATTGAATGGAAAAACAATTGAAGCCACAGACGCTGTATCTCTTATTGGCAAAATCAAAAACTTGTCTACGCCAGATGATGTGCGTAAAGCGTCCGAGCTGAAGGAGACGGTTCCACGATTCACCCTGTCTGTTGAACAGACGGTCAATGGGCAACAAGTTCGAGATGTGTATCGGGGGCTTACTATGCCATCCGAACCGGATCAGATCTGGGTCATTACGCCGGATGGTCAATGGGCATATGCCATGGATGCGACGAGTCTGACGGAAGCCGAGAAATTCCCGGATTCGATTTAA
- the nagB gene encoding glucosamine-6-phosphate deaminase, whose translation MNIRIFENEEDLNATGAGLIASLLQTKPRAVLGLATGSSPVGIYKQLITLYQKGLVSFSQASSFNLDEYVGLPTEHRESYRSFMNEQLFHHIDMDLARTQVPDGQAADLEQECNSYEQRLDDRGPVDLQLLGIGHNGHIGFNEPGTELTGRTHVVDLKDETRKANARFFDSIDEVPAQAITMGVGTILKAKQILLIARGEEKAEIIREAFMGPITTACPASLLQCHPNVVVLLDRAAGRLVR comes from the coding sequence ATGAATATCCGCATTTTTGAAAATGAAGAAGATTTGAACGCCACAGGTGCTGGCCTCATTGCCAGCTTGTTGCAGACCAAACCACGGGCTGTATTGGGGCTTGCGACAGGAAGTTCTCCTGTGGGCATATATAAACAGCTTATCACGTTGTACCAGAAGGGGCTTGTCAGCTTCTCACAGGCTTCTTCTTTTAATCTCGATGAGTATGTTGGACTTCCAACAGAACATCGCGAAAGTTACCGCAGTTTCATGAACGAACAATTATTCCATCATATTGATATGGATCTTGCTAGAACGCAAGTGCCTGATGGTCAGGCTGCAGATCTGGAACAGGAATGTAATTCCTATGAACAGCGGCTGGACGATCGTGGACCGGTAGATCTTCAACTGCTGGGCATCGGACATAATGGTCATATTGGCTTCAATGAACCGGGAACTGAACTTACAGGACGAACACATGTCGTGGATCTGAAAGACGAGACGCGAAAGGCAAACGCACGTTTCTTCGACAGCATTGATGAAGTTCCGGCTCAGGCGATTACGATGGGTGTCGGTACCATTTTGAAAGCCAAACAGATTCTGCTCATTGCCCGTGGAGAGGAAAAAGCCGAGATTATCCGTGAAGCTTTCATGGGTCCAATCACAACGGCCTGTCCTGCATCGCTTTTGCAATGTCATCCAAATGTGGTGGTATTGCTGGACCGTGCGGCAGGGAGGCTGGTGAGATGA
- a CDS encoding type IV toxin-antitoxin system AbiEi family antitoxin domain-containing protein: MNEKIVVAAMRVFEEQHGFARTKDFIEANVSPYYIKKLESAGEIERVKQGIYRQSGQFNEPPHEMVEVSKLVPKGVICLLSALSFYELTTYNPWEYQIAIHRGGKKPKLPDYPPIKVIYLADAQYKIGIDEVYIDGSAVKIYDREKTICDMVRYREKIGIDLMKEGLRNYLQSSHKNITRLVSYADKLRIRTVLQKYLEVLI; the protein is encoded by the coding sequence ATGAACGAGAAAATTGTAGTTGCTGCAATGCGAGTATTTGAAGAACAGCATGGTTTTGCTCGAACAAAAGATTTTATAGAAGCGAATGTATCCCCTTACTACATAAAAAAACTGGAGTCCGCTGGTGAAATTGAACGGGTAAAACAGGGGATTTACCGACAGTCTGGTCAATTTAATGAACCGCCCCATGAAATGGTTGAGGTATCCAAACTTGTTCCCAAAGGGGTTATATGTCTTCTCTCTGCGCTCTCCTTCTATGAACTGACAACTTACAATCCATGGGAATATCAGATTGCTATTCATCGTGGCGGTAAAAAGCCAAAGCTTCCAGACTATCCTCCTATTAAAGTAATCTATTTGGCAGATGCTCAATACAAAATTGGAATTGATGAAGTCTATATTGATGGCTCGGCAGTTAAAATTTATGATCGTGAGAAAACAATTTGTGATATGGTGAGGTATCGTGAGAAGATTGGAATTGATTTGATGAAGGAAGGGCTGAGGAATTACCTTCAATCCTCCCACAAGAATATAACAAGGCTTGTCTCCTATGCTGATAAGCTACGAATTCGAACGGTTTTGCAAAAGTATCTAGAGGTGCTGATCTGA
- a CDS encoding TetR/AcrR family transcriptional regulator C-terminal domain-containing protein translates to MSASNLTKNALAHSLKLLMEHTPLNKITVKHLVDHCGVNRQTFYYHFQDIYALLGWIYQTEAVESLTEYRSYSTWTDGFYKIFCYIENNKTFCCNTLNSLGRTHLDVYLYEVTHDLIMGVIDELACGIKVRGEDKEFVANFYTLAFTGLIIQWMRGDMQEPPKQIIEKLSELIEGNVLRALHRYENKLPST, encoded by the coding sequence GTGTCTGCTTCTAACCTGACCAAAAATGCGCTGGCTCACTCGCTTAAATTACTGATGGAGCATACTCCACTGAACAAGATTACGGTCAAACATCTGGTTGATCATTGCGGCGTGAACAGGCAAACTTTTTATTATCATTTTCAGGATATTTACGCGCTGCTTGGGTGGATCTATCAGACTGAAGCGGTGGAGAGTCTTACGGAGTACCGAAGCTACAGCACATGGACGGACGGTTTCTATAAAATATTTTGTTACATTGAGAACAACAAAACGTTCTGCTGCAACACACTCAACTCGCTCGGGCGTACCCACCTGGATGTATACCTCTATGAAGTAACCCACGATCTCATCATGGGTGTTATTGATGAACTCGCCTGTGGGATTAAGGTCCGCGGAGAAGACAAAGAGTTCGTCGCCAACTTCTATACCCTGGCCTTCACTGGGCTGATCATTCAATGGATGAGAGGCGATATGCAAGAACCGCCAAAACAGATAATTGAGAAGCTCAGTGAGCTAATTGAAGGCAATGTCCTGAGGGCACTGCACAGGTATGAGAATAAGCTGCCATCCACTTAA
- a CDS encoding DUF4303 domain-containing protein — MERFLSEFEIQFRAGVLPDLEQTLAKVKHEKVYACAFGTDSDWVTLFLAVNTEESLAKHISSMKEQGLCDSEEDEIYYRWGCSEYQYGEDTHFNHISRLLYATEDVQKYKDEIIRIIAKVVNETSDEVFARYGQTKADITFFVSLTDDDLAEEIENQSVHQMTVPSLASKFLKRYE; from the coding sequence GTGGAACGCTTTTTAAGTGAATTTGAAATTCAATTTCGAGCGGGGGTTCTACCCGATCTGGAACAAACACTGGCTAAGGTGAAGCATGAAAAAGTATATGCTTGTGCATTTGGAACGGACAGTGATTGGGTTACCTTGTTTTTGGCGGTGAATACAGAGGAATCTCTGGCTAAGCATATTTCGAGTATGAAAGAGCAAGGGCTGTGTGATAGTGAGGAGGACGAGATCTATTACAGATGGGGCTGCTCCGAATATCAATATGGTGAGGATACGCACTTTAACCATATCAGCCGATTGTTGTATGCAACAGAAGATGTCCAGAAGTATAAAGATGAGATCATTCGAATCATTGCCAAAGTTGTGAATGAGACATCAGATGAAGTTTTTGCCCGATATGGTCAAACCAAAGCAGACATTACGTTCTTCGTTTCTCTCACAGATGACGATTTGGCGGAGGAGATTGAGAATCAATCGGTTCATCAAATGACTGTACCCAGCTTAGCCAGTAAGTTCTTAAAACGATATGAATGA
- a CDS encoding oleate hydratase yields MIVKKEHGNKQVYFVGGGIASLAGAAYLVRDCDFPGEHIHIIEEMPILGGSNDGAGNPDQGYIIRGGRMLNDEAYENLWELLASIPSIDRPGISVRQEITEFDEANPTHSNARLINRDGKVEDVLSMGFDMADRLAMGKLIITPEDTLGKLRINDWFGPHFFKTNFWYMWATTFAFQPWHSAVEFKRYMLRFFHEFPRIQTLEGVTRTPFNQYDSIILPLHNYLEPFGVDFTLKCTVTDLDFKDGDGITVSRMHVRREGTEEIIDIHEGDLVIVTNGSMTEGADIGSMTSAPKLNGKGSSWKLWENIAAKKPMLGNPSSFNDHVHESKWESFTVTFQDSVFFDLMEKFTRNRAGTGALVTFKDSSWFMSVVLAFQPHFRDQPEHVNVFWGYGLYPDNVGDYVKKRMCDCTGEEIMQELIGHLHFQEHQEAIMATANCIPCMMPYITAQFMPRLNSDRPKVVPEGSTNLAFISQFCEIADDVVFTEEYSVRAARIAVYTLLGENRPIEPINKYQYDVRTLFSSFVTSFR; encoded by the coding sequence ATGATCGTGAAGAAAGAACATGGTAATAAACAGGTCTATTTTGTAGGCGGCGGCATTGCATCTTTGGCGGGTGCAGCTTATCTGGTCAGAGATTGTGACTTTCCCGGAGAACACATTCACATTATCGAAGAAATGCCGATTCTCGGCGGCAGCAATGACGGTGCTGGTAATCCCGATCAAGGTTATATCATCCGCGGCGGGCGGATGCTCAATGACGAGGCCTATGAGAATCTGTGGGAGTTGCTGGCTTCCATCCCTTCCATCGACCGTCCGGGCATATCTGTCCGACAGGAAATCACCGAATTTGACGAGGCCAATCCCACACATTCCAATGCGCGGCTCATCAACCGTGACGGCAAGGTCGAAGACGTGCTCTCCATGGGTTTTGATATGGCGGACCGGTTGGCGATGGGAAAACTGATTATTACTCCTGAAGACACGCTGGGTAAATTGCGAATCAACGACTGGTTTGGCCCTCATTTTTTCAAAACGAACTTCTGGTATATGTGGGCGACCACCTTCGCGTTTCAACCTTGGCATAGCGCCGTGGAATTCAAAAGATACATGCTCCGCTTTTTTCACGAATTCCCAAGAATTCAAACGCTGGAAGGTGTCACCCGCACACCGTTCAACCAATATGACTCGATTATCCTGCCATTGCACAACTACCTGGAGCCGTTTGGCGTAGATTTCACGCTGAAATGTACGGTTACCGATCTGGATTTCAAAGACGGCGACGGCATTACGGTAAGTCGGATGCATGTACGACGCGAAGGTACCGAGGAGATCATCGACATTCATGAAGGCGATCTCGTCATTGTCACAAATGGTTCGATGACCGAAGGGGCCGATATCGGCTCCATGACTTCCGCACCGAAACTGAACGGCAAGGGCAGCTCATGGAAGCTATGGGAGAACATTGCCGCCAAGAAACCGATGCTAGGCAATCCTTCTTCTTTTAATGATCATGTGCATGAGTCCAAATGGGAATCGTTTACGGTCACCTTCCAGGATTCGGTCTTCTTCGATCTGATGGAGAAATTTACGCGCAATCGGGCAGGCACCGGGGCTCTGGTTACTTTCAAGGATTCCAGCTGGTTCATGTCTGTCGTTCTGGCCTTTCAACCGCATTTCCGCGACCAGCCGGAGCATGTCAACGTATTCTGGGGATACGGATTATACCCGGATAACGTGGGCGATTACGTGAAGAAAAGAATGTGCGATTGTACTGGGGAAGAAATTATGCAGGAGTTGATCGGCCATCTTCATTTCCAGGAACATCAAGAGGCCATCATGGCTACCGCCAACTGCATTCCATGCATGATGCCTTACATTACAGCCCAATTCATGCCTAGACTGAACAGCGACAGACCAAAGGTTGTGCCTGAAGGTTCCACTAACCTGGCCTTCATCAGCCAATTCTGCGAAATTGCCGATGACGTGGTATTCACGGAAGAATATTCGGTACGGGCAGCACGGATCGCCGTCTACACTCTTCTCGGAGAGAACCGGCCGATTGAGCCGATCAATAAGTATCAGTATGATGTTCGGACGCTGTTCAGCAGTTTTGTGACTTCGTTTAGATGA
- a CDS encoding helix-turn-helix transcriptional regulator, producing MKGIDHKSKFLLTHREREVFELLVQDKTTRDIAGQLFISEKTVRNHISNVMQKLNVKGRSQAVVELIKLGELKI from the coding sequence TTGAAGGGTATCGATCATAAAAGCAAATTTTTGTTGACCCACCGTGAACGCGAAGTATTCGAATTACTGGTTCAAGACAAAACAACGCGTGACATCGCAGGGCAGTTATTCATCAGCGAGAAAACGGTGCGTAACCATATTTCGAATGTGATGCAGAAACTCAATGTTAAGGGTCGTTCGCAGGCAGTTGTCGAGCTGATTAAGCTTGGAGAACTGAAGATTTAG
- the nagA gene encoding N-acetylglucosamine-6-phosphate deacetylase, translated as MTEENSHVSWGQRDENISLLRGKLLFADEILEDGVIAWRDGEILYAGIPEGLPERIRSEALPLSVPERGLIVPGFIDIHVHGGNGEDFMDASPEVLDKITSFHSTQGTTAMLATSMTAPKDRLDSVLAEVDRYRSSEMPYAQLEGVHLEGPFFSPKWPGAQNPEHIILPDVSWLEAWEKQYPSLIRQVTLAPEREGALEVISWLREQRITAALGHTDATYEEVERAVEAGLHHAVHTFNAMTPLHHRLPGAAGAVLSDPRISAEVIADGIHVHPAAISILAQLKQHNDQLVLITDAMSAAGLDDGEYKIGDLPVIVKHGEARLKDGGALAGSTLTMIRGFRYLVQEVGLSLNAASRAASLTPARLLGIDHRTGSLAQGKQADIVLLNAELDIEGVWVKGRRIGESY; from the coding sequence ATGACCGAGGAGAATAGCCATGTTAGCTGGGGCCAGCGTGATGAAAATATTTCTCTTCTTCGGGGCAAGCTGCTCTTTGCAGATGAAATACTGGAAGACGGTGTAATAGCCTGGAGGGATGGGGAAATCCTTTATGCCGGGATACCGGAAGGTCTTCCTGAACGGATTCGGAGCGAGGCTTTGCCGCTGTCAGTACCGGAACGTGGTCTCATTGTGCCTGGATTCATTGATATCCATGTGCATGGTGGGAACGGAGAAGACTTTATGGACGCAAGCCCGGAGGTGTTGGACAAGATCACTTCTTTCCATAGTACGCAGGGCACAACAGCGATGCTTGCGACTTCCATGACCGCTCCAAAAGACCGCCTGGACAGCGTACTTGCTGAAGTCGACCGCTATCGTTCGAGTGAAATGCCATATGCACAACTTGAGGGTGTGCACCTGGAAGGTCCGTTTTTTAGTCCGAAATGGCCTGGCGCGCAAAATCCAGAACACATCATTCTGCCTGATGTATCTTGGCTTGAAGCGTGGGAGAAGCAATATCCTAGCCTAATCCGTCAAGTTACATTGGCACCGGAACGTGAAGGCGCGCTGGAAGTCATCTCGTGGTTACGTGAACAGCGGATTACAGCGGCACTCGGTCACACCGATGCGACCTATGAAGAGGTGGAGCGGGCAGTCGAGGCAGGACTGCATCATGCGGTACATACATTCAATGCCATGACACCGTTGCATCACCGGCTACCCGGAGCTGCCGGAGCTGTACTGAGTGATCCACGTATCAGTGCCGAGGTGATTGCTGATGGTATTCACGTGCACCCTGCGGCGATCTCGATCCTGGCTCAGCTGAAGCAACATAACGATCAACTTGTGTTGATCACGGATGCCATGTCTGCTGCGGGATTGGATGATGGGGAATACAAGATCGGCGACCTGCCCGTAATCGTGAAGCATGGCGAGGCCAGACTGAAGGACGGCGGCGCACTGGCGGGAAGCACACTGACAATGATTCGCGGTTTCCGTTACCTTGTACAGGAAGTGGGCTTGAGTCTGAACGCTGCATCACGTGCAGCAAGTCTGACCCCGGCACGCCTGCTGGGCATTGATCATCGGACAGGTTCCCTTGCTCAAGGCAAGCAGGCAGATATCGTTTTGCTGAATGCGGAGCTGGATATTGAGGGTGTGTGGGTGAAGGGCAGACGGATCGGAGAGTCATATTAG
- a CDS encoding transposase has product MGEQRQRYNEEFKKQTVKFIQEQTKTLGDLAEELNIPKSTLHQWMSKYRELKHEPVASVDRVKQLEAELQEMRRLLQEKEHTLADTQEELAIVKKAVHIFSKPKS; this is encoded by the coding sequence ATGGGAGAACAGCGGCAACGATATAACGAAGAATTCAAGAAACAAACGGTCAAATTCATTCAAGAGCAGACGAAGACACTTGGAGATTTGGCAGAAGAACTCAACATTCCAAAAAGTACGTTGCACCAATGGATGAGTAAGTACCGCGAACTAAAACATGAGCCTGTTGCCAGCGTAGATCGAGTGAAACAACTGGAAGCAGAACTCCAAGAGATGCGCCGGTTGCTTCAAGAGAAAGAGCACACGCTCGCGGATACACAAGAAGAACTGGCGATTGTAAAAAAAGCAGTGCACATCTTCAGCAAACCAAAGAGCTAA